DNA from Orbaceae bacterium lpD01:
TGCCCTCGGTTTACCGGTATTGCAGACGCATTACCCGGATAACACCGGTGACCCACAGGCGCCACGGTTTACCGTCTACCAGCGTGATGCGTTAGGCCGGCTTAGCCAAAAACGCAGCCACGATTCGGTGACTGATTACGTTTATAACAAACGTAACACTTTAATTCAGCGCAGTACCTTAGCCGACTGGGCTGAGGCTAAAAACGCCGGGCAACCGCTAGAGAAAGCCAAGCTGACTACGCTCAGCTTTGAAACCGATGCTTCTGGTCAGCTTATTGCGGAACAGAATCACGGTGGTGAATATCGCTATCAGTATGACGCACTGGGCAATCTATTAAAGACCTTATTGCCTGATGGTTACGCGCTCAATCACCTCTACTATGGTTCGGGCCATCTAAGTCAGCTCAATCTGACCACGCCTGAGAATAAACGCCACACCATCGCGGAGTATGAACGCGACCGATTGCACCGCGAGGTGAGCCGCACCCAAGGCGCCTTAACGCAGTTACTCCAGTTTGATAATCGCGGCCGGCTGACTTGCAAACAGAGCCGTATCAGTCGGTTAAGCAACCACGCCCAGCCGCTGTTAGATAAACGGTTTGACTATGACAAGGCCAATAACCTGACCCGTCAGGTGAACGGCGTTGGTCCCTATCCGGAGCAAATACTCGATGGTAGCGCACGTTATGGCGAACGCTATGCGTATGACTCATCTCAGCAGATTACCCGCTACTCATCACATTACGATGAGCAGCGCTTTGTTTATGACCCGGCAGCTAATCTGCTCAATGAGACGGGTGAACTTTGCAAGGCCAACCGGCTGGCCCAATATCATGGTTATTATTACCGTTATGATAGCTTTGGCAGACTGATTGAGCGAACTCAACCCGTCACCTACCTCAAGCAGACCTTTAGCTATGATAGCGAAGACCGGATGACAGCGGCTCATGTTGACGGCTTAAAACATCGCTCCCACACCAACTACAATTACGATGCGTTAGGCAGACGAATAAGCAAAACCACTCACCATTACGATAAGTATGCAAACCGCGAGTGGACAGAAACGGTCAACTTTGACTGGCAAGGACTCAGGCTCAGCGGCGAGCAGCGCAGCCTGAGCCCCGACCGCCGGGTACATTACCTATATAATGAGCCGAGCTATGAGCCGCTGGCTCGCGTGATTATTGATACCCATCCGCAAACCGAAGTACAGAGCGAAACTATTGAGTACTACCATACGCTGCTTAATAGTCTGCCAACCGAAATGACCAATAGTGAGGGTGACATTATCTGGCAGGCTGATTATACTTTGATGGGTAGTCTAAAAAGTAGTCAACAGCGCGACCAGGAAGTTTACCCACAGCAGTTGAGGTTTGCCGGGCAGTATCATGACAATGAGACTGGACTGCATTATAATACCTTCAGGTACTACGACCCGAACTGTGGGCGATTTACTCAGCCTGATCCGATAGGGCTGGCTGGAGGACTGAACCTTTATCAGTATGCGCCGAATCCGTTAGGATGGATGGATCCGCTGGGGTTAAGTTGTGGGCTGTCGTTTTTTAAAGGAAAAATAGGAAAAGATAATCCATTCTCTGCATCACAGATGGGAATTGTTAAGCCCGGAACGAAGGAATGGAAGCTTGCAATTAAAGAAATGCAAGAAGTCTTAAATGATACAGGAGATGGGCGTAAGTTTCAGGTGAGGGTTCAATCAAGTTCAGATGCTAAGGCTTTGTTAAAAGAAGCACAAGGAAACATGAACAGATATAAGCAAAATACTTATAGCCGAGCATCTGGAGAGAATAAATATAGTAAAGGTTATGAACAGCATACACAGAATGAAGGTAATATTTTGGATTTGAATCATATAAAATGGTACAACAAAGGCGCTGACGGACATATATTTTATGATATACCTAATTGATAGAAGGACCTATAACTTATGATTGACTCTGTTGAGTATATGGATCACGACTTCTCAAGTTTAAAGAAATTAAAGATATTTACCAAAAAACAATCAGAAAATATATTTATGCATTTTTTTGAAATAAAAAAAATATACAAATTGAAGCAGGCTGTTGAATTTAATGAATTATGTGATTTTCTAATTGATGATATTTATTTAGTTATGAATAATGAGCCAAGATATAAGGGGAAAAAGGTTTTTTTTACAGGTAATGCAGTTGAGACCAATAAAAAGGATCTATTAGATTTCATAAGTAAACCCGTCAATAAATATGATCTGATAATTCCTTTATTTATAGTGCCAATAAAAGATAATGATTATCCTGATTATATGATAACAACACAGGAAGACCCTATATTTGAGATCATGGCTATTAAATAGAACCAGATGAAAAAGATTTCTCAATACAATTTCACCATGATAATAAAAGGATTGTTAAGGTCAGTCAGGGATATCGCTAAATGTATCCTAATATGGATGTAAATTTTGCAATAACACCAATATGATTTAACTGTAAATCTAATGCTGAGTTAAGTATTGTTTTCTACAATCAAATTCTGGATAACCCCTATCCGTCGTCTCGATGAGGATATGACTAGATTTGAGTGAGATATAGGCTAAAACCGAATCATCAAGAAACGATCAATTAAGCAATACAACGATATTAACTAGATCTCTCATCTAATCTACCTAACGAATATAAACCCCATCCCACTCATGCCATTTCTATGCTACATTATGCTATATGATGCGTTATCTAAGGATTCCAAATGACCGATTATGCTGTTTTCCCTGAGCAGCGTCAGGCGCGGATTGGCCAGCTGCTGGCTGAGACTGGCCGGGTGATGTGTGCCGACCTGGCGCGTAAGCTTGGTGTGTCGGAACATACCATTCGTCGTGATTTGCAGGTCCTGGCCAGCCAGGGGCTGTGTAAAAAAGTGTATGGCGGGGCGGTGAGTCAGATGAAACAGTCGGCCAGTTTTGAGGTGCGCGCCTCACAACATGTGGCTGAAAAGGCGCAGGTGGCGAAAAGCTGTGCCCAGCTGCTTAAGGCCGATAGCTGTGTGTTTATCGATGCCGGCTCCACCTATCTGGCGATGGTCGAGCTGATGCCGCTAACGCTCGCCTTGACCATTGTCACCAACTCACCGCAGATTGCTGCTGCGCTGGCCAGTCGCCCTCAAATCGAGCTGATCCTGCTGGGCGGTAAAGTCAATCCGCTGACCGGTAGTACGCTGGGGGCGGATACCGCCAAACAGCTCACCGGCATGGTGTTTGATCAAACCTTTATTGGTGT
Protein-coding regions in this window:
- a CDS encoding DeoR/GlpR family DNA-binding transcription regulator, which gives rise to MTDYAVFPEQRQARIGQLLAETGRVMCADLARKLGVSEHTIRRDLQVLASQGLCKKVYGGAVSQMKQSASFEVRASQHVAEKAQVAKSCAQLLKADSCVFIDAGSTYLAMVELMPLTLALTIVTNSPQIAAALASRPQIELILLGGKVNPLTGSTLGADTAKQLTGMVFDQTFIGVCGLDPQAGLTAVYYEDACFKREVLSQSNQVIAAVTADKLPQVARYRVASCDEIDIAVVSQQTDISAFSQVNLPIVVAE